The Brassica oleracea var. oleracea cultivar TO1000 chromosome C6, BOL, whole genome shotgun sequence genomic interval CCAGGAGTCCTCTTCTCTCTTTCTCTCCCTAATCTTCAACTTCGTATCTTAAGCCCAGCGAATCTGAATTTTTCTTCAAGACTAACAATGGCGGGAGCTAACAGTGGAACAAGGCGACAAAAGCCGAACATACTGATCACGGGAACTCCCGGTACCGGCAAATCGACGACGGCTTCTGCTCTAGCCGAAGCCAGAAACTTCAAGCATATCTGCGTCGGAGATCTCGTCAAAGAGAAGAACTTGCACGACGGCTGGGACGATCAGTTCGAGTGTCACGTCATCAACAAGGACTTGGTGAGTTTTCCATCGAAACTGTTTGTTTCTACTTGGGCCATCATAAAGCTTTACTCTTTAAACTAATTTCAATTCAAATTCGAATCTTGACTTAAACTTTGGAATTCATATGAACACTCAAATCATTAGCTTGCGTGAGAAGAAGAGTCTTTATTAGCCAATTTATTGTGTTTTGACTTTTGGATTCAGGTGTGTGATGAGCTTGAAGATATAATGGAAGGAGGAGGTAACATTGTGGACTACCATGGCTGCGACTTCTTCCCCGAGCGGTGGTTTGATCGTGTTGTGGTGCTTCAAACTGAGAACTCCGTCTTGTATGACCGTTTAACCAGGAGGGGTTATTCGGGTACCAAGCTAAGTAACAACATTGAATGCGAGATCTTCCAAGTCATGCTTGGAGAAGCAAGTGATAGGTACAAGGAGGAGATTGTCACCGCGATGCAGAGTGACACCATCGAAGATATCTCTGACAATGTGGCGAGTTTGACGGAATGGATTGAATCATGGAGTCCCTGGGTAATCATCATATGACGATGCATGTTTAATGGCTATGAAGTTTGGTTTTTGGTAGTTTCTTTTTTTTTTATGAATTCTGCATTGATCTTTGTTAGTTTGACCATTTATAAGCACAAATCAGCTCTTGCCATACCAGCTTATGTATGTTCCTTTTGATACTTAATAAGATAAAAAAAAGTTTCATCTTTCATAAGGTGTTGTACTGTGCGAAGTTATACATGTGAATACTTCTTCCTCCAGTATAACTCAGCTCCTCCAAGAACAACCAACACTATGAGTGATGGTAACACAAACAAAACAACAAGCTGAGGAGATGGTTGAGGAAGTTTTGACAAGTCCATTCTCTACAACAGCACTCTTTCTCTGCTAAAACTCCACGCTAAGATATATTGGTAACTAACCAATGACCCTGTTGCTGCAGAGAATCCGAAGAACAGTTTTTGATCCGAG includes:
- the LOC106298479 gene encoding adenylate kinase isoenzyme 6 homolog; its protein translation is MAGANSGTRRQKPNILITGTPGTGKSTTASALAEARNFKHICVGDLVKEKNLHDGWDDQFECHVINKDLVCDELEDIMEGGGNIVDYHGCDFFPERWFDRVVVLQTENSVLYDRLTRRGYSGTKLSNNIECEIFQVMLGEASDRYKEEIVTAMQSDTIEDISDNVASLTEWIESWSPWVIII